Proteins co-encoded in one Enterobacter sp. R4-368 genomic window:
- a CDS encoding phage major capsid protein, with amino-acid sequence MTLKRACTLMTVKAVNEDERIITGIASTPSPDRDGDIIEPEGAKFRSDTPFLWQHDRSQPIGTCMPKMTNDGLEITAKLVKPTPDMPSQLAARLDEAWASIKAGLVRGLSIGFRPIEYSFLDEGGIRFLSWDLLEVSAVTIPANAECSIQTVKSFDRQLLAASGHEKPVVKLHQPAGATAKISTEIKGKNMNIAEQIKSFEVKRSALAASLDEIMSKAAEEGRTLDMEEEESYDNTSTEIKAVDAHLKRLRDMENNMAATAKPVAKAAAGVVDTVDNRAPGIIRVDQKLEKGIAFARFAKALAAANGSRSEALEIARKQYPDDSKLHHVLKAAVGAGTTTDPTWAGALVEYQEYAQDFVEFLRPQTIIGRFGQGNIPALRQVPFNIRIPAQTSGGSANWVGQGKAKPLTKLDFESITFAFAKVAAIAVLTDELIRFSNPAADALVRNALAEAVIARLDTDFINPSKAEAAGISPASITNGIVATPSSGNPDDDAAAAFGVFVAANLQPNGAVWLMSSTTALALSMRKNALGQKEYPEMTLLGGTFQGLPVIVSQYVGNLLVLVNAPDIYLADDGGVAVDMSREASLEMESDPTGDSITPTGTELVSMFQTNSVAIRAERWINWKRRRTAAVAVISGVNYGTTQGS; translated from the coding sequence ATGACGCTTAAACGCGCATGCACCCTCATGACGGTGAAAGCGGTAAACGAGGATGAGCGGATCATTACCGGCATCGCCTCCACGCCATCGCCGGATCGTGACGGGGACATTATTGAGCCGGAGGGCGCGAAGTTTCGCAGCGATACGCCATTCCTCTGGCAGCACGACCGTTCACAGCCGATCGGCACCTGCATGCCGAAAATGACGAATGACGGTCTGGAAATCACCGCGAAGCTGGTGAAACCGACGCCGGACATGCCGTCACAACTGGCTGCGCGCCTCGACGAGGCCTGGGCATCCATCAAGGCCGGTCTGGTGCGTGGTTTATCAATCGGTTTCCGGCCCATTGAATATTCCTTCCTGGATGAAGGTGGTATCCGCTTTCTGTCCTGGGATCTCCTTGAGGTATCTGCGGTGACCATTCCGGCAAACGCTGAATGTTCCATCCAGACCGTTAAATCTTTTGATCGCCAGCTTCTCGCCGCGTCAGGCCATGAGAAACCGGTGGTCAAATTACATCAACCTGCTGGCGCTACAGCAAAAATATCGACTGAAATCAAAGGAAAAAACATGAATATTGCAGAACAGATCAAAAGCTTCGAAGTGAAGCGTTCAGCGCTGGCGGCCTCTCTCGATGAGATCATGTCAAAAGCGGCTGAAGAAGGGCGCACCCTGGACATGGAAGAAGAAGAGAGCTACGACAACACTTCCACAGAAATTAAAGCCGTGGACGCACATCTCAAACGCCTGCGTGACATGGAAAATAACATGGCGGCTACTGCAAAACCCGTAGCCAAAGCCGCCGCGGGTGTCGTGGACACGGTGGACAACCGCGCGCCGGGTATCATCCGTGTTGATCAGAAGCTGGAAAAAGGTATCGCCTTTGCCCGCTTTGCCAAAGCACTGGCTGCTGCGAACGGCAGCCGCTCTGAAGCGCTGGAAATCGCCCGCAAGCAATACCCGGACGATTCTAAACTTCACCACGTGCTGAAAGCCGCTGTTGGCGCTGGTACCACTACCGATCCGACCTGGGCTGGCGCGCTGGTGGAATACCAGGAATATGCGCAGGATTTCGTGGAATTCCTGCGACCGCAGACCATCATCGGCCGCTTTGGTCAGGGCAATATCCCGGCGCTGCGCCAGGTGCCGTTTAACATTCGCATTCCGGCGCAGACCTCCGGCGGTTCGGCAAACTGGGTAGGCCAGGGCAAGGCGAAGCCGCTAACGAAGCTTGACTTCGAATCAATCACTTTCGCGTTTGCTAAAGTGGCTGCTATCGCGGTGCTGACCGATGAGTTGATCCGTTTCTCAAACCCGGCAGCCGATGCGCTGGTGCGTAATGCGCTGGCGGAAGCCGTTATTGCCCGCCTGGACACCGACTTCATTAATCCATCGAAGGCAGAGGCGGCTGGTATTTCTCCGGCATCCATCACCAACGGCATCGTCGCCACCCCGTCAAGCGGTAATCCGGACGATGACGCTGCGGCAGCATTTGGTGTATTCGTTGCGGCTAACCTGCAACCGAATGGTGCGGTCTGGCTGATGTCCAGCACCACTGCGCTGGCGCTGTCGATGCGTAAAAACGCACTGGGTCAGAAAGAATACCCGGAAATGACGCTGCTTGGCGGTACATTCCAGGGTCTTCCGGTGATCGTATCCCAGTACGTCGGCAACCTGCTGGTGCTGGTCAACGCGCCGGATATCTACCTTGCTGACGATGGCGGGGTTGCGGTCGATATGTCCCGCGAGGCATCGCTTGAAATGGAAAGCGATCCGACCGGCGACAGCATCACACCAACGGGCACCGAGCTGGTCTCCATGTTCCAGACCAACAGCGTGGCCATCCGCGCAGAACGCTGGATTAACTGGAAACGCCGTCGCACCGCTGCGGTAGCAGTGATTTCCGGTGTGAACTATGGCACCACTCAGGGCAGCTAA
- a CDS encoding terminase large subunit, with the protein MAQWSTACPEWESLLVNRQSIIPPPIFPDQAEQALGIFRELRVSDLPGKPTFGECSEAWVFDFVKAIFGGYEADTGNQLIREYGLLISKKNTKSTIAAGIMLTALILCWREDEEHLILAPTKEVADNSFKPAAGMIRADDELTDMFQIQDHIRTITHRVTRNTLKVVAADTDTVSGKKSGRILVDELWLFGKRANAEAMFMEALGGQVSRNEGWVIYLTTQSDEPPAGVFKERLDYWRDVRDGKISDPKTLGILYEFPESMVESKAYLDPDNFYITNPNIGLSVSPEWIADNLRKNQAKTDGTLQQFLAKHLNIEIGLNLRSDRWAGVDFWDQQAKRVSFDDLLQRAEVITVGIDGGGLDDLLGFSAVGRDAETREWLCWCHAWAHEIAIRRRKSEESRFNDFMKASDLTIVKRVGQDTEEVAEYVSRIHRAELLDKIGIDPSGVGQILDALIEAEIPADAVVGVSQGWRLGGAIKTTERKLAEGVLVHGGQPLMAWCVGNARVEPKGNAILITKQASGKGKIDPLMALFNAVSLMALNPEAKKQDYQVHFI; encoded by the coding sequence ATGGCACAGTGGTCCACGGCATGCCCTGAATGGGAAAGTCTGCTGGTTAACCGCCAGTCGATCATCCCACCGCCAATTTTTCCTGATCAGGCAGAGCAGGCGCTTGGCATCTTTCGTGAGTTGCGGGTATCAGACCTGCCGGGCAAGCCCACATTCGGTGAATGTTCTGAAGCCTGGGTCTTTGATTTTGTTAAAGCCATCTTTGGAGGTTATGAGGCTGACACAGGTAATCAGCTGATCCGCGAATATGGCCTGTTGATCTCGAAGAAAAACACAAAATCAACGATTGCAGCCGGGATTATGCTGACGGCACTTATTCTTTGCTGGCGCGAAGACGAAGAACACCTGATTCTGGCACCAACCAAAGAAGTGGCAGACAACAGCTTTAAGCCTGCCGCCGGCATGATACGCGCCGACGATGAGCTGACGGATATGTTTCAGATTCAGGATCATATTCGCACTATCACTCACAGGGTGACCCGCAACACACTTAAAGTGGTGGCGGCCGATACTGATACGGTTTCCGGTAAGAAATCAGGACGTATCCTGGTGGACGAATTGTGGCTTTTCGGGAAGCGCGCCAACGCTGAAGCCATGTTTATGGAGGCGCTCGGCGGGCAGGTATCGCGAAACGAAGGGTGGGTTATCTACCTCACCACGCAGAGCGATGAGCCACCGGCTGGCGTATTTAAAGAGCGGCTTGATTACTGGCGTGATGTGCGCGACGGCAAAATCAGCGATCCAAAAACGCTGGGGATCCTTTACGAATTCCCGGAAAGCATGGTGGAAAGCAAGGCATATCTCGATCCTGACAATTTTTATATCACCAACCCCAACATCGGCCTGTCCGTCAGCCCGGAATGGATAGCGGACAATCTCCGCAAAAACCAGGCAAAAACAGACGGCACGCTGCAGCAATTCCTGGCGAAGCATCTCAATATCGAAATCGGCCTGAATCTGCGCAGCGACCGCTGGGCGGGTGTCGATTTCTGGGATCAGCAGGCTAAGCGCGTAAGTTTTGACGATTTATTGCAACGAGCCGAGGTGATCACCGTCGGTATTGATGGCGGCGGACTTGATGACCTACTGGGATTCAGTGCCGTCGGACGTGATGCCGAGACGCGGGAATGGCTCTGCTGGTGTCATGCCTGGGCGCACGAAATAGCAATCCGGCGCCGTAAAAGCGAGGAATCCCGGTTTAACGACTTTATGAAAGCCAGTGACCTGACCATTGTTAAGCGCGTCGGGCAGGATACTGAGGAAGTGGCGGAATATGTCAGCCGGATCCACAGGGCGGAACTGCTCGACAAAATCGGCATAGACCCGTCAGGTGTCGGTCAGATCCTCGATGCGCTCATTGAGGCGGAAATTCCCGCTGATGCTGTGGTTGGTGTCAGTCAGGGCTGGCGCCTTGGCGGTGCGATTAAAACCACGGAGCGCAAGCTTGCTGAAGGTGTTCTGGTTCATGGTGGCCAGCCGTTGATGGCCTGGTGTGTGGGCAACGCACGTGTTGAACCCAAAGGTAACGCCATTCTCATTACCAAGCAGGCCAGTGGAAAGGGCAAGATTGACCCGCTGATGGCACTGTTTAACGCCGTTTCGCTTATGGCGCTTAACCCGGAGGCGAAAAAACAGGATTACCAGGTGCATTTCATATGA
- a CDS encoding terminase small subunit: MLTAQKRKFAVALMSGMSQKDAAIKAGYSEKSARSKGSQLAKDPEVIAFIERKKKENIDVDEVPAYRKNVYTPAVNTPEKIPVPESPPTVGTYDDPLKFLMAVMNDAGEEIDVRKDAAKAMLPYIHPKKGETGKKDARNAAAKVAAGASKFGAMTPPKLVVNNKKG; encoded by the coding sequence ATGTTAACAGCGCAAAAGCGAAAATTCGCGGTGGCGCTGATGTCCGGTATGTCTCAAAAAGATGCGGCAATAAAGGCGGGATACTCTGAGAAATCCGCACGGTCAAAGGGTTCGCAACTGGCAAAAGACCCGGAAGTCATCGCATTTATAGAGAGAAAAAAGAAGGAAAACATCGATGTTGATGAGGTTCCCGCATACCGCAAAAATGTTTATACCCCAGCAGTAAACACGCCGGAAAAAATCCCGGTGCCGGAATCGCCGCCCACCGTTGGTACTTACGATGATCCGCTCAAATTTCTTATGGCGGTGATGAACGATGCTGGTGAAGAGATCGACGTCAGGAAAGATGCGGCAAAAGCCATGCTGCCTTATATCCACCCCAAAAAAGGTGAGACCGGGAAGAAAGATGCGCGGAATGCTGCGGCAAAAGTGGCGGCAGGCGCCAGCAAGTTTGGCGCTATGACGCCGCCGAAACTGGTGGTAAACAATAAAAAGGGGTAA
- a CDS encoding HNH endonuclease, with product MVKLTTLKPRLKVIDTRRIKPVYGEQRRISGSARVGLKRRIWVRDGGHCCMCARPVDLHESELDHRIALQFGGDNAERNLWTLCTGCHAGKSAREAATGQPDSEALKHCVPGEEQGTGLVAI from the coding sequence ATGGTTAAGCTAACGACACTGAAACCTAGGCTGAAAGTGATTGATACGAGGCGCATCAAACCTGTTTATGGTGAGCAGCGGCGCATAAGTGGCAGCGCCCGTGTGGGACTCAAGCGGCGTATATGGGTGCGGGACGGTGGACATTGCTGCATGTGCGCGCGCCCCGTTGACCTGCATGAAAGTGAACTTGATCACCGCATCGCGCTTCAGTTCGGTGGTGATAACGCAGAGCGAAATCTCTGGACGTTATGCACCGGGTGCCATGCCGGGAAGTCAGCAAGGGAAGCGGCAACAGGTCAGCCAGACAGTGAAGCTTTAAAGCATTGCGTTCCCGGTGAAGAGCAGGGGACAGGGCTTGTGGCGATCTGA
- a CDS encoding DUF2513 domain-containing protein has protein sequence MKIEPDYLKGLLEAFEASDKPQTDIVELNEQGFSYESDIFVFHMRLLDDRGLIARTDGDDGFGVIESADGIPHWSVLPLRLTASGHDFLEAIRNKEVWATVKTGFKDASLGTLMDVSRKLFEGFVQKKIDGILN, from the coding sequence ATGAAGATAGAACCAGATTATCTCAAAGGGCTGTTGGAAGCTTTTGAAGCTTCCGATAAGCCGCAGACTGATATTGTTGAACTTAACGAACAAGGTTTTAGCTACGAAAGTGATATTTTCGTTTTCCATATGAGATTACTTGATGATCGGGGTCTGATTGCTAGGACAGATGGAGACGATGGTTTTGGAGTGATTGAATCAGCTGATGGGATTCCACACTGGTCAGTTCTACCTCTTAGGCTGACAGCTTCAGGGCATGACTTCCTAGAGGCCATACGGAATAAGGAAGTATGGGCTACAGTCAAAACCGGATTTAAGGATGCCAGCCTTGGTACGCTGATGGATGTTTCCAGGAAACTCTTTGAAGGTTTCGTACAGAAAAAAATAGACGGTATCTTGAATTAA